Below is a genomic region from Apteryx mantelli isolate bAptMan1 chromosome 22, bAptMan1.hap1, whole genome shotgun sequence.
ACAAGGAGATTAACAGCAGAGAACAAGATATCATAGACATTCTGACAACCTCGACTGGAACCCCCCAGAGAAACAATAACCACCTGATAGGAATCGCatgctccctcttcctcctcacacttCCAACAGCAGCCTGACTACAATCTTGCTCAGCTCATGCACAAACTGCCACTGCCAATTGCTCCATGCAAAGAAAATTtgctacagaaaaagaaacaccTGAAAGGAAAGATCTGCAGTCTCCAACACCATTTAAAAACCAGGTTGATCAAACATCTGTCAGGTTTAGATTAAGTTaaggtgaagcaaaggactgGACTAGATCTTGAGGTTCAGTTCAACCTTCTTAGCTTTCTAAGGCCAGGATGAGAAACAGGAAATCCATCTTTCCCACCTTCCCAAAAGGCTGATCCTCTCATTTGCACAAACCTGGAAAACATGAAGCAACACAGAATTGCACACATCAGGGAAAAGAGTTTCTCTTTCACACATTGCAGAATCTTCTTGCTACTGTTTTGAAAgttgatttttaaatgtgtaagAATATGTGAATAAATTATAGAGAAATCTGTGGTTATTTCAATGCTTTCTGATTTTCCTTGTCTCTTTAGAATAGGATCTTGACAGATGAGTGAGAAAAGGAAGTACCTCCAGTCTACACAGCGCTAGAATTGATTTAGGAACCTGCTTGAACCAAAGCAGTGAGATACATCAATTAAAAACACTGCAATGATTTCAGTGCAGGAAAAGGGGGATACAGgcacttattttttcagttatctaATGAAATGTGTCTTTGCTCAGATCAGTTACATTCTGACTTGCACTGAAATATTGACATTAGCTTTAGAGAACACAGGCTGCATCTTACCACAATGAGCATAATAAAAAGGTAAGTTGGAGTGAAAGGCAAAGCAGCCTGCTCCTTCACCTCACTGCCAGGGGGAAGGTCTTCAGAGAGCTTTCATCTGGTACTGTAAGCCCCtggttaaaattaaaatatactgaGCCAACAAGCAGCCTCCAGCAGTCTTTTAATAGTGACCACATAAGCACCAGAGTGCAGCTAAAGAACCTTCTTCCTTCCCCATGCACTGTGCAATGCCAAGACAAATCTCTGTAGGATGTGTGTGCCCACCGTGGCTACTTCTCCCCAGAAGCTGGCAGCTCCAGTTCACACACCAACCTGCTATGCTTTCCGAACACAACCCTGGGTGCACTTCCTTCTGGCTGCCAGCACATTCCCCCTCCATGTTCAGCTCTTCTCTTAATATTACTGGGTTTTTGAAGGGGCCCTCGGCTTTCAGCATAGTCCACCCTCATAGTTCGGAATATCCCCTACAGCTCAGATCGGACGAGCTGTGTAGCACCTGGCCCTTCACATGCACTGGGCCAGCAGCCAGGGAGCGGGACAGGGGACAAATGGTGGGGAGATGCTCCTCTGCCCTCAGTGCTGAGAACTAACGCTAAACAGTTGTGAGTGGCAGTGCAGGGCTAAGAGgctctccccagggaaaagcagtGCAGAATACCCAAGGGGATGAGGGTACGGCCCAGAAAAAGGGCAGTAACCtcttgcttctgttttatttgcaAAGGAATCTGAGGTGGGACATGCCCAAGACTAACAGGCGTTTGAGGTTTGCTGGCAAGGCTGCCATTTGAAGTTATTACAGCctgagtcttcctcagctgacaGTGAAATCCATTCCTGGGGTCTCCCAGAAACAGAAATGTGATATCTGACTTCTTTGGGGCAAAGCTGTGCAGTTCCCTGACCCACACATATGACTAATTTCTTGGTTTTCCATTTCTGCTGCATTTACACTGGAATTTCTAATGGTTGTTGTTTTGCATCCTGCAAGCCCTGCCAACTGCCCAACATTTCTGCAATTACCCTTTGTTTGCATAGTTAATGAGAAGCCTGGAAGGTCCCTGGGGACTTGCAACTGGTGGCTGCCCCCATGCAGACCACATCACTAGTAAGGTAGCAGCATTCAACCTCAGAGGGATGCCCGTGGGGAAGTTCAGCTGGCACTCAAAAAATGTCACAGCTGTCTGCCCTGAAGGAAGAAGCAGAGGCAGCCCAAGAGAAACAATTATGTTGCTGTAGCTCATGTAGCTAGACCTGTCAGACTGCTGGCCATGCACTGGGGACAGTGCGGACCTCAGCCAGATGGACTCACTCTGCCAGACTCACTGTGGTCCCCTGCAGGGTCTGCAGCACTGCCCAGCCTGTGTCTGCTGTGGGCCCCTTCAGCCCATTCAGCGCCCATCCAGCTCCCATCCATCTTCAGCTCACAGCATCTCCCagcccaccaccacctccaggtTCCCCTTCCCATGGGGGCCTAGTGCAAGCCCTGTAAACACAGTGTCACTCCTGCTCCAAGCTTTTGTGCACTCACAACTcctgtcccttcctctcccttctcctgttGAGTTTTACTGCAGAGGTGCTGTGCCCCTCCAGTGCATACCCTAGGGACACACCTCCATTGGGAAAATCCTCATGTTTCCAGCAAGATCACTAGCCTCCCTTCTGTCTACTCCTGTTTAATGGCTCACATTTAATCTGTGAATACTGGGTTGATGCACAATGTCTAATCCAACTGGCCAGGCCTCTTGGCAAGGGCACAGGCCCTGCTCCAAATGCCAGTTTTGATGAAAAGATTAGTGACATTTCCATATATGTACATGCATATGGAAATTAGGTAGTTAAAAGGGCATATGCAAAGAACATTTGCTGAGAGTTTCCCCCAAGACATCTTTCACAAGCGTCAGACATTTTGTTCTATCAAGCCAAGAAGGCTGTGAGTATGAAGGAGAGAAATTGCTAACAAGGTCTTGCTTTGGAAGAGTACTtcgattataattttttttttaatttccccctccTGAGTTTTCTTTCAATAAACTTGTGACTTTATGTAAGATTTTAACATAGTAATAGTCAGAGTTTTAACTAGCAAAAATAGTAAGCAAACCTTATCACATCTCAATGTAACCTTAACAGTCAACCCACAAATTCTGCCAAATAAATGCTCTGAGCAAGGAACACAAGTTGGGATTCTGATCTCCTAATCAGAAGATTCCGCTATTAGTGTCTGTCCTCCTCCGTGCCATCTTAAGGAAATAGGTGTTTTGTTACTGTATTGATAAAAAGAATATTCTCTTACTTTGTAACTCAATCCTGAAAAGTGCTTTGGAAACATGAGATTCAGCTTTTAGTGATAAATACAGCAGAAACATCCTGAACGAAATTGTGTATTACTTATATAATATTCACTAAATTTACACAGCAATGACATGAATTCTGATGAAAGAAAGAGACACTGAGCAGCTACGTACTCACTGAACACCTGAGCACTGAGTGGGTCAGTGTCTGTGAAATGTGATAGCCTTATTAAAGACCATGATAGCACATACACCCAGGCAAGCCTCAATTCTGCTATTCCGGAACCGGGTGCTTGACTTCGCAGCCTTAATGCTTTATATAGCCACATCACATCAAAGAGTATTAGTGGAGATCTGATTCAGGCATGAGAAGCATCATCCAGCTCTAGCCCAGGGATACTGCACTGCCACACTATTCTAAAACATGCTGTCAGCCTCCTCCATCAAAAAGAAGGGGTAGATGAAGGTGAGCAAAAATCCTCTTTCATTAATTGCCAGGTACATTCAAGCTGCCATATGGATCTAGGAATTACAACAAAGGTCAAGGAGGGACAAATTCAGGAGTTCAGTTTTCCCAGTGAAGGCTGGGACAAGATCAAAATGGCAAGAATGGGCTGAGGAAGCCAACAGAATACCAGAGAAGAGCAGGATGTGTAACAGTCATAAACATGGCTGCAACCATCAATCTCACACTCCTACCAAAGAGGAAAAGGGCAGAGCAAGAGGGAGAAGACCATTTCCTATTTCATATTCTGTCTGTGAGTTCTAATTTTATGGACATATTCAGGTCTGTATGATCTCAGCCTGAGGTTTTTCTTCCTACCCCTTGTGTTGGGGGCGGAGgggaaaaacacatgaaaacatGACTCATGTACAAATCAGTGCAGCACTGCCAGTCTGCAGTTACCCTCACACCTGTGAACTTGAGAGgaacaaaaacaggaaagagactgagaaaagaagaggagaagaaacagGGTAAAAATTAGACACACGCTTCCCCAGGAAGTGATGCAGCATATTGCAATCAGAAATGGAACACTGAACAGAGATAGCTCAAAGTTCAGTTGCTGTGCAAATGTTACAATCTGCTTTTGCTCTTTGCAGACCACGCAGACAAAGTTCTGCTATAAATTGAGGGGAATGTGTGTTCTTCAGTTGTATCCTTGAACAAAGGCTCCTTCTGCTAATAACTGCAGAGACATAAGAGCCCAGGAGCTTCACAGAAACATACAAGGGAATACAGAATTTAACCCTTTTCTCGAGTTCTGAATTTATGTCATATATCATTCCTTTGTTTTGATTTCATAAATTACACAGTGGCAGAAAGTTCTTTTCTCTAGAAATGAGTCAGTCTTAAGGCACAGGTGGACAGATTCATTTTACTGATGATTGATCTGTATCTACAAATGCTGACAACTATTATCGGCATTTCTCAAGAAGTTATCTACTCATTTCATTACATGCCAAACAGCGTTCATGCCTTGACCTTCAACATCACTCTCTTctttaagaagaaaagcaaacttACCAAGTCATTGTAGACTTGAGACTTTTATAATCATTTACTATTCAATATTTGAAAAGGTGTTAAAGGGTTCGCAGGTCCAATGTTTGGTGTTTTAGTTTGCCCAGCAAAAGTGTCAACAACTATCTGTATCATTATGGCATGGCAACAAAATGCCTTGAAAAAATGGGGGTCCTTCCACAGGTATCTGTGGAAATGCAAAGATTCTGGGGCTGGATGTGTTACAGACTCCTTCCCCCCATCTAGGGAAAATGGCAAAGGAAGAGCTTGAAAGGCCTCCAGGCACCAGCACTGTGACTCCTCTTGTCCTAgcagagagaagctgctgagCACTCCCAGGCTGGAGGCAGTTGAGGTGGTGGATCACAGGTCTTGTTTCTGGTGCACAGTGGAGGCAGAAGTGCTTATGAGGTCTTGGGGAAGGCTTTTGCGTGCTTCCTGCATCCGGCGCCGTGCCCTCTGGAAAGCCTCTGCAACACAGCAGGTGAGAGCAAGCCAGAACGCATCAGTGGATACCGAACCAAGGCAGCctcagggaaggggagggaagtgtCCAGTGAACATCATCTCTCCAACAACAGGAATCTCACTTCCTAGTACTAACTCCCACCAACAAAGCACCAGGTACTTGCTgctctcttcatttatttctaGTACTGTGCTTCCTCTGGGCATAACAGAATGAGAGACAGAGCCTGTGCACTACAGCCACATGCCAGGCAAGACCGGGCAGCCCAGCCAAGGCTTGGTCCTGACAGAGTGGCTATCCTCCCACCTGCTGATAGCTGATGCCTCCTGAAGGTTCCAGCAATTTCAGATCAGAACATTAAACCTCTGCTGTGATAGTCTCAGACTAAGGAAGCTCAAGGGGGTGGTTACGCCCACAGCAATGGATTCTCCAGAAATCCCCCACCCACTCTGTAAAAAGAGGGCAAAAGTGAGCCAAAGGCTTCCCAGAGGGGAGTGAGATGAAAGCCCTACCCAAAACGTTGTAGACAGAGCTCTGCTGACTGAAGCCTCCAAGCCGGTCCAGCACACTCTGCATGCGCTGTCTCAAGGCACTGGTTTCCagaaaagctctgcagagaagtacAAGGTCAGGGCTTGCACAACGCAGCACAGAAGATGGAGCTTGCACTCACTTTGCAGCACCTACTTAGACTGCTGCAGGCAGTGAAGCCGGAACGTGACACTCCCTGTTGTCTTTGTGCGAAAGCCAAGGCGGCTCAGACGTTCTCCCTGCAGAGAAAGCACAAGTTAGAATAACCAGAGCCTGCAACCTGCTAGGGCAGGCTGATCCCTAGCAACCACACACCTCACCCCAAAGAGTATCAACAATTGCGGGCACAGAGTCTCTCCCAAATAGTTCTGGGCTGCACTGAGGGCAGGACCTGATTACTAGTGAGCTGACAGCACAGTGCTGGAGAAGGGTTTTAGTCATTGATTCAGGACCTATTCCTATTAAAAACTGCTACTAAGACCAGTTTGTTCGTTACACCAGCAGGCACCTCGGCAGCTTTCCTGAGCATGTGGAATTTTTGTCTGTCTCACATTCCTGTTGGCTTCTTGCTTCAACGAGCTGTTCCAAGCTCAGTACAGCCCAGGTTCCTTACAAATACACATGAAGACTAGAGCTGGTAAGAGATGCTAACCTGAGGGATGCTTTCCAGACATGGCCCAGCAGAAGcagaggcaaggcaaggcaaggtaAGCTTTAGTCTCTGTGCACTCACTTCTCTAAGCTGCACACACCCCAGAGGGCAGAGGACTCTACTGCAGGGTTTGTCCGCTCCTTTGTCCCTGCTCACAAGTCCCACAGAGGATCCATTTCTTTTGTCACAGGGATGGGACCATCAGCTCATCCTTGCTCGAGTCTGGTCAAGGCTGTTGACAGGAATCTGAACTTGAGAGCAGCATCTAATATTTCCCAGCAAGAGCAGCATCCTGCAGTTGAACCCACCTTGAAGGATGTTGGTATCCTGATGTAGGTTAAGTCCTCCAGCTCAGGAGATCCACCAATGAAAAATCTTCTCAGCTCAGAGACTGTCCCCAACTCCACAGGGCGCCAGGTAGGGATGGTAAGCGTGTGGAGACCTGATTGAGGATGACAGGCCAGTTTAGTGGCTATGGCCAATTAATCCATTCAGAGTCACAGAGGACAGCATGGTAGATGGATACCATGGTACCGATCCATACCATGGCAGGCTGGAAATGGAAACATTGCACCATATATCTATACCTTTTCCCAGTGACTCAGCCCCAGACAGTCACACACAGGCAGCGCTGAAACTACCCCCTGCTCATGAGGAGCATCCCCTTACTACATCTGGATGTCTGATGTGACCCTCAGAATCCAAGTCGGACAGGAAAGGACTACCACCATAGTAGAGATGGACATGCTGCACCACTCCAGGGCTTTATTGCACAAGATTTTCAGACAGAACCACTGAAGGAGCAAGGACAGCAACACACAATGCTTCTCAACAACAGGCAAAATGGTTCAGGATTCACCAGATCCCTCTTTACTGCCTCACAGGGAGCTAACTATCCCCTTCAGTATGCACAGGAAAACCCTCCCCAGGACCAGCTGAGTCCACTCCCAAGAGAACCACTCAACTCTCATTCTTCTAGGCACTTAACATACTGCTTCCAAATACATTTTACCTGGAGAGGCTGGCAGCACCAAAGAGCCATATCCTTCAACACGATACCTCTGCCAAAAATCCAGGGATAGAACCTCAAAGTAAAGAACGGGCCACTGAGGGAGAGAGTCTGCAAGGAAGGGAAGCAGATGACAGTTGTGTAAAAGCTGCAAACGGAGACTATCACTGAGAATGAGTTTGTTAAATACCCAAGTCCACTAGCAGGAAGTCCTCTCTGTATTTCTTCTAGAATGACAAACCTAGACATATGGGTGATTATCTTCCCCTATAAGATCTGGACCCCCAGACTTCAGGATGAAAAGGGAAATACTGGTAAGAGGCCAAAAATCTtggaaatttttttgttttgatgagTCTCTGACAACAAGTCCAAACTGGTTGCTCAATTGTCCTTGTGCAGACAAGGCAATCTTTTTTGAACGATGTGATGCAAAACAAGGGAGCTTTTTTATCTCTAACAGATACTTGTTTCACAGTTACTGGAGAGTTACTAACTTGGTTTCTCCTACAAGCTTCCAAGCATTTCTTTTCTCCACTGTGTAATAAACATATCATATTTATTTTAGGCTGAAAGTGTGTTAGTGTTGTATACTCTAATCCAATGTATACATTGGATTCAAGTGGCAAGGCATGATGTGAAGCTGTCCCTAGTGATAACATTCCAAAAAGCAATGGGGCTGGTGACGAAGAAAGAGCAATGTAGTGATGGGGTAGAAAAAGGCAGCAGACAAGCCCAGCTTAAAACAGAGCCAGGAGTTTCAAAGTGACATAAACTATACAAAGATTACACAGGTCATTTAGTGTGTCTACAAACATAAGACTCAGAACAAAGTTCTGGTTGTATACAAAAAAGCTGCCTGTTTCTTCAGCTGCAGAGTCCCCATACTCTGTGCAGTATGTTGGGCATGGTACCACAGACCAGCCTGCCCATCATTTTGAGGCAGACAAACTATGTTCCAAGTAGATTCAGAATTGGATAGAACTGAGTATGGCCTGGAAGCAGCACAACATACTATTCCATGCAAATACTGACACATTGCTGGGCAGAGGATATTTGCTACATGTCCAGAGGTTGTGTGATGATGGGGTGAACGTTTGCTGAATGTGcaacattttcctttgtttacATCTGTCCACATGGCATGATGCCTACCTACACTGCAATCAGGAGATTCAGTTTCACCTTTCAGAGCAACAAGGAAACACACCTTCTGATTCATCTTCTTGGGTGAAAAACATCTCCAAAGTGAAGAGGTAGCAGAAGTATGCCACATTATCCTGGAAAAGAGGAACAGGGCAGAGATCAGATTCCTGGACAGGAGTAGAATCCATTACTAGTATTACAATGGGCAGGCACATAGAGAGCAGGGAGAAAAGAACTAATGGGGAGGGGAAGCAGTGGTGCCCTAGATGAGATCAATCACACCACACTAATGAACACATGGCTGCACGAGGGACCTGTACACAACTTCCAGTGCCATGTAGATGGAACAGGCTGTTAAAACTaatgaaaagggagaaagagtgACACACCTCAAATGACAAGTCAGCCATTGGCATAATTATTTTACACCATCAGGATCTTTACAGGAACCTAGCAAAATACCTCAAACAACAGGATTACTGAAATGTTGTATGATAATGGTTTTTGTAATATGCAAATTAGCTCTTACAAAGACATGAAAAAGCTGGTAAAATTCAAATCTAGCTATCTGTAAGGGAGGAGCTGGAAACAGCAACTGAACTAACTTCCCAGGCAGGAGGAAGGCTTCACTGTGAGAAATCAATTCAGAGACTGTGTGCATTTCAGGCCCAGTCAAGCCAGAACAATGCTTCATTAACTCTGAGCatttgagagaagaaaaatcaaagatcCAAAGGCAATCAGCCAAAAGGATGAAAAAAGTTAGGCTCCAGAAACTGCTTTGAAATTTTATTCAAACACAGCGACACTCTGAAAAAATGTAAGTGACTCAGAAATGTCAGAAATGTCAATGTCAAATGTATAATCAGAATGAGGAGAATCCCAAGTATGGTTTGCTCTAGAAAGCAGCTCTCAGGTCAGAACCTTTGTTGAATACACCCATAGCTTGTAACACTACATGGTCCACCTCAGAGTGCGCCTATTCAAGCTCTGCTCCTCTGGTTTGAAAGCATCCTTACCCAGCCCACTTTCTTGGTGGCACAGGTCTGTGTCACTCCTGAGAGCTGCTGGAATGCCGGGCTCGACCAGCCTAGGAGAAAAGGAGAATCTGAACTCAGTGGTGAACGCTCTGGGTGACAGCGAGGACTCATCAGTCAGAGCAGCTGAAAGGAGAACGTTACTCCCACACTGAATTTTCCCCAGGTGCATCCCACCCTCCTGTTGCAATTACTACATTCCAGAACTCCATGGAACTGTGTATGACAGCACAAACTCCACCTTAAGAGAAAGGAACCTTACCTAAAAATACAGAGTAGCAAAAGCGATAGCCCCTCAGACAAACATCAGGGCTATAGCCAGACGAAGAGGGGAAGCAGGCCCATAGCTTCAGGGTGACGAAACAAGTAGCAGGATGTGCATATTAATGCTGGGGGCCTTACTTCTAAGCCAAGATTTAATACTTTAGCATCAGCAAAAAACATGAGAACATGATGGCTGGCAGTGAAATCAGACAGGGTCACTATTAAGATGGAGAAGACAGGAAGGCTATTCTCTGCAGTATCAGGAACGAACTTGGGTAGTTTGCTGGACACCACCattgctgtttgggaagccaacTGTCCCTTATGTCCCAATCCAATTTGGAAGAGACAAGAGGTGAAGTTGCTACTTTCTCCCAGATGTCAGTTTAGTTCACACCACTGAGTTCTGGGCTTATAGCTCTGACAGCCTCCAGTTAGATCCCAGCCCCTACGCTAATTTTTACTGACTTTTAGCAGAGCTGATCTGATGCATTAGCCAAAGTATGGCTTACATCTTAAACTGCTGTGATACGGCTGGAAACAGGGATACTCACATTTAGGCAGCTCCAGAAAGAAATGAATATAGAGGTTGTCATACTCATAGCCTTGAGCTGAAACTGAGGAAGAGAGAATGAACATTCAGCCTCTTGCTTCCACATAAACTCCTCCAGCACTCACTGTAGAGTGTGGGAGATGCAGCACCAATGGTCTCAGGGATAGTCAGTTACCGCTGGAAGCTGGGAAAAGCCAGGTTCTTCCACGCAACAGAACATGACCCTCAGAGAAGATTCTTTCTCGGGATAAGCCCTGTCCCCACCACCAGATTATGGAGGTCCCATGTTTAATTGCTTTCTTTGCTATAATCTATATTAATTCCCCAATctgttctcccttcttcagacttGTATGTTTTCCTACAACAGCTGCCGTGTTTGTAATCTCCAATCTGTTAATGCCACTCAAGGGATTAGTTCAcaaaaacagggaaggaggaggaaaaggaagaggtgGAAGGAGGCTAGGGAGAGAATCATCTGCTCTGGACTGGCCTGTGAGTCAAGAATCCTTGGACTGTTTCTAGCCTTAGTCATCCCACTAGACCCAGTTTTTGCCCCTACAGTGACTGTTCACAATAAGGACTCACCTACTTCCCCATTCACAAACAGACGCAGCGTACCAGGAAGAGGCTATGAGAACAAGCAGATAAAGAAGATAAAGAGCTTAGTGACTATTGGTGGAACCTCACACAATCCCCTCCCAACAAGGTGTCACATGGATATTTCATGGCTGCTTGCACTTTAAGGCTTCATCCTTTGACTTGCTTCCTGCTGGTCAGGGAGGAATTCTGACTTCTTGTATTAGCTCACCATCATTTCCAGAAGTGACCAGTCTCTCTGGATAGAGCCTCTCTAGAGAGACCAAATTCCCCGATTGCCAGAGTTCACTACTCTGTAAATCAGGTCTTTTACAGTACTTCAGAGTGGATATAAGATGCAATCTGAAGTCACTTGCAGAAATTGTAGTCCCCTTCCCACTGTAGTGCTCCTGCACTAGCCGAAGAATAAAACAAGCACAGGAAGAGCTGAAACAGACTTTTGAAATACAAGAAGGAGTAGAAAAACTTTCACCCATTGGGGAACAAGATTTGAGCAGAAAAGATTCCAGTCTGGGTAATTTAGTGAGCAGTGAAAGCATACATGAGTTTGAGTTTGGAGGTGGGAGGGCTATTTATTGAACTGAGTGACACAATCTGTCTGGCATTCAAGAAGTTAATAGCAACCACTCCCCCAAAATACaaactttccttccttccttctcagaGTTTTTACAGTCAAAGGCCTTCAGACAATGCATGCAGTCTCACAGAGACCGCAGTGTTCAGCattctctgctgcaggtctgacAGATGCATGTTGGACATCGGCAGGCTCCACATCCATTGCAAACGGATCCTTTCTGCCCAATTTTCAGTAGGAAGTCACATGGTAAAAGCTGCCAACACCCCCCCAGAATTAGACAATCTTTGGAGACTGtggtacaaacagcagccatgctgACCAGGTCAGCAGTCTCCAAAAGGTAGGTCCTGCTGAGTGCCAGTGGTACTCACCATTTCAAATTCTGAGCCTACAAGGCCACTGAGGTATTCTTTGTGCCGACTATAcagctgaaaacacagaaaaagaggaTTACAAAAAGTGTCATTTTGATTATATGTTTTGGCTTATATTATTGCAAAAAATATAATGGGtataaaataaaaccaatttaAGTTGTTGACAGGCATAGCTAACAGTTCTTTCGTTGTTATAGCAGATACAGAGTAATGTAAAAATTTAAGAATCTAATACAATTAGAGATGCATAATTGCTAACACTGCATGACACTTCAGCTTCCAAGAAGACCTCAtctagagaaaaaagaaactccAAAGAATCAGCAGCTCTTAAATGACACCATGCTAAAACCACAAGCACAAACTATTCCACTGAAATGAACGGATGGGAAATCAGTGTGGCTAAATCATGATTTCCTCATTGATCTCAAATGCAATAAGGAAGTGTACAAATCAAAAACTGAAACAGATTAATAACCTGTATAAACTGCCAaagacaaaaaggcaattcagaaagGTCAAGACACAAAATAAGATCCAAGTATCCTGGAACATTAAGGGTAACAAGAAATCATTCTGTAATTATACATTCGGCAAGAGGAAGACCAAGGAAAGAGTTGGCCCACTGCTCAAAAGGGAAGGAATACCATCAGCAGGTGACACTACAAAGACAAGAATTTAGGTGCTTTCTTGCATCAGTCCTGACTAAAAACATCAATTGCAGTCAGTGGTCAACACAACCAATACCAGTGACAAACGGACAAGACCTCAGCCTAGACCAAGGAATGAAGCAGAGTATTCACGGAGTATTTGAATGAGTTGGAGTTTTCAAATTGCTTGGCAGATGAGACTCACCTTCAGTGacattcatcttacctaagtttaggtGTCTATAGCACTAATGTTTATGTCTATGTGAGGGTCTGAGCTCCCTCTGCCAAGTAAGGAGAACTAGTCAGTATAATCAGTGGAAGCTGGTCCTTACATCTCTAAACACACGCTGTTcccgttcctcctcctcctgctgcacttggACAGATGCATTCTCAATGGTGTATTTCCACAGCTCTCGCTTCTCTCCATCCAGCTCAATTCTGCAGAGCCCCAAAACACATGGGTAAAACTCTCCCAGTAGGCAAAGAACAGGCCCAGGCAGCAATATGATCAACCATTACACTCCCTCCCTACAAGGCCTGTGAAGTAACTCAAGGGCGCTAATGACCCTCTCCTCACTCCCAAGTGCCTGCCAGCATCAGTGG
It encodes:
- the MKS1 gene encoding tectonic-like complex member MKS1 encodes the protein MEEPLWSADAAGAVYRSRDPVRNLRLRVRIQRLTSAGPLLQQAPLPPPAGPRGPELLSLAARAAPGARRPPDEEEEAVVAWQEKLFSQFEVDLYQNESACQTPLDRQYHEEILKLEKAGGRKNYRIFTYTDHDRFTNLEEHCQKVTDSVHEVPSYLAERMATVRRRRQDRRPVEGSSLKSKVITWEPSEEFIKNNHVINTPVQTMYIMGDLGPYGKLGHREYEHVLCTIKVDSNGVITVKPDFTGTKGAYRIELDGEKRELWKYTIENASVQVQQEEEEREQRVFRDLYSRHKEYLSGLVGSEFEMPLPGTLRLFVNGEVVSAQGYEYDNLYIHFFLELPKCWSSPAFQQLSGVTQTCATKKVGWDNVAYFCYLFTLEMFFTQEDESEDSLPQWPVLYFEVLSLDFWQRYRVEGYGSLVLPASPGLHTLTIPTWRPVELGTVSELRRFFIGGSPELEDLTYIRIPTSFKGERLSRLGFRTKTTGSVTFRLHCLQQSKAFLETSALRQRMQSVLDRLGGFSQQSSVYNVLEAFQRARRRMQEARKSLPQDLISTSASTVHQKQDL